One stretch of Fictibacillus sp. b24 DNA includes these proteins:
- a CDS encoding S8 family serine peptidase, giving the protein MNKSKFATTTFLAATIMLTPFSVMAESPKQVTDQKLSEAMVNLNENKLFDNLESKLEQLSADEKVPVIIQFNEEFAQGKAFEKLSSKIGVFKKSFEYKVINGMAATMTKKQVLLLEHLPFVKQVEYDAPVQMNLETANNWFGTAKARADYGLTGDRDGNERSYTKNDSVVAVIDTGIDASHVDLDGGKVIGWKDLVNNRTAPYDDNGHGTHCGSIVAGEGDANPANKGVAPGAALVGVKVLDSNGSGSMSTVTAGIDWAVQNKDTYGIEVISLSLGTSGSSDGKDATSVAVNNASAAGLAVAVAAGNSGPSSSTIGSPGAADKAITVGAGADLGEGGFNLAYFSSRGPTADGRVKPDIFAPGYNITAAKANSGNQYISYSGTSMATPFTAGTIALMHDANPSITEPQIKNALYSTAIDFGKAGKDNEYGYGRLDGHAAVKTAGGLSGSGPALPDHFYKRGSLSSGGSQTFSLNVTSTSYPVSMTVITENYSPGWFIFPASHNYTVSLIDPSGKTVVSSSQNERQDHAFFKPTTTGVYQVKVSSSRGSGAYDLDVSAGASSLN; this is encoded by the coding sequence GTGAACAAGAGTAAATTTGCAACGACGACATTTTTAGCGGCGACGATTATGCTTACACCTTTCTCGGTCATGGCAGAAAGTCCGAAACAGGTAACTGATCAAAAACTATCAGAGGCAATGGTAAATCTCAATGAAAACAAACTATTCGATAATCTTGAAAGTAAGCTGGAGCAGCTGAGTGCTGATGAAAAGGTACCCGTTATTATTCAGTTTAATGAAGAATTTGCACAAGGAAAGGCTTTCGAAAAGCTGTCTTCAAAGATTGGTGTTTTCAAAAAATCATTTGAATACAAAGTCATTAACGGGATGGCAGCAACCATGACCAAAAAGCAGGTTTTGCTTCTTGAGCATTTGCCTTTTGTAAAACAGGTTGAATACGACGCGCCAGTTCAAATGAATTTAGAAACGGCAAACAATTGGTTTGGTACCGCTAAAGCACGTGCTGATTATGGACTGACAGGTGACAGAGATGGGAATGAGCGTTCATACACTAAAAATGACAGTGTAGTAGCTGTCATTGATACTGGAATTGATGCATCACACGTTGATCTGGATGGCGGAAAAGTAATTGGCTGGAAAGACCTAGTGAACAATCGTACTGCACCTTATGATGACAATGGTCACGGGACTCACTGTGGAAGCATCGTTGCGGGTGAAGGGGATGCCAATCCTGCTAACAAAGGAGTTGCACCAGGAGCAGCTTTAGTCGGTGTAAAAGTTTTGGACAGCAACGGGTCAGGAAGCATGAGTACAGTTACAGCTGGTATTGATTGGGCTGTTCAAAATAAAGATACATACGGAATTGAGGTCATTTCCCTTAGCCTTGGTACATCTGGAAGTTCAGATGGAAAAGATGCGACTTCAGTAGCGGTAAACAATGCATCTGCTGCTGGACTTGCTGTAGCGGTTGCAGCAGGGAATTCAGGACCATCTTCATCTACAATTGGATCACCGGGAGCGGCTGATAAGGCGATCACAGTTGGAGCAGGCGCTGATCTTGGTGAAGGTGGATTTAATCTGGCATATTTCTCATCTAGAGGTCCAACGGCTGACGGCAGAGTGAAGCCAGATATATTTGCACCAGGATATAACATTACAGCAGCAAAAGCGAACTCAGGCAATCAATATATATCATATAGCGGTACAAGTATGGCAACCCCTTTTACTGCAGGGACAATTGCACTCATGCATGATGCTAATCCTTCAATCACAGAACCGCAAATAAAAAATGCTTTGTACTCTACGGCTATCGATTTTGGAAAGGCAGGTAAAGATAATGAATACGGTTATGGCAGACTAGACGGACATGCTGCAGTTAAAACAGCAGGCGGCTTAAGTGGATCAGGCCCTGCTTTACCTGATCATTTTTATAAGCGCGGCAGTTTGAGTTCAGGTGGATCCCAAACTTTCTCACTCAATGTAACGTCAACATCATATCCGGTTTCAATGACTGTTATCACTGAAAACTATAGCCCTGGATGGTTCATCTTCCCAGCATCACACAACTATACAGTATCTTTAATTGACCCAAGCGGGAAAACAGTAGTTAGTTCATCGCAAAACG
- a CDS encoding helix-turn-helix domain-containing protein — MSDFGKFIEMSRNQKGLSKSELARRLSITPQYMADIEKGRMIPSEEKIEKLVKTLELNEKEAFKLADKLPLRVLAEAKQEYYKHGS, encoded by the coding sequence ATGAGTGATTTTGGAAAATTTATTGAGATGTCGAGAAATCAAAAAGGCTTAAGTAAATCCGAGCTAGCTCGCAGACTAAGCATTACGCCGCAGTATATGGCCGATATTGAAAAAGGCAGAATGATTCCATCTGAGGAAAAGATAGAGAAGCTGGTTAAGACGCTTGAACTGAACGAAAAAGAGGCATTTAAACTTGCAGATAAACTGCCGCTGCGTGTGTTGGCAGAAGCAAAACAAGAGTATTATAAGCATGGGTCTTAA
- the hutG gene encoding formimidoylglutamase, producing the protein MQTIPFLSKSGSAPFTDRGIKKAGQLLRPWAGEEVRGVAIAGAPLSKTSISHSGAHLSPQTIRTMMHAFSTYSIEEEIDMWDHIITDFGDIEMHVTDLFESQSRIYSALKDLQYQHKDAMVITLGGDHSVSAGAIKAFQETRGKVGIIQFDAHFDLRNTEDGGPSNGTPFRQLIENGVISGNQLIQIGIRDFSNGRLYHDYAKDQGVTVNTMGDIKREGLLSLLQKSVDQLKQTTDNIYISLDMDVLDQAYAPGCPAIGPGGLDSDSLIEGIQWLAQDSSVKGMDIVEIDPTLDFRNMTSRLAAYIIMQFTLFYNKREGGSTK; encoded by the coding sequence ATGCAAACTATACCCTTTCTAAGTAAATCAGGCTCAGCGCCATTTACCGATCGTGGCATTAAAAAAGCCGGTCAGCTTTTGCGGCCGTGGGCAGGAGAGGAAGTCAGAGGAGTAGCAATCGCAGGTGCTCCGCTCTCTAAAACATCCATCTCTCATTCAGGCGCTCATTTATCACCCCAAACGATTCGTACGATGATGCATGCGTTTTCTACTTATAGCATTGAAGAAGAAATCGATATGTGGGATCACATCATTACCGATTTTGGAGATATCGAAATGCATGTGACGGATCTGTTTGAGTCTCAATCACGTATTTATTCAGCGTTAAAAGATCTACAATATCAGCATAAGGATGCGATGGTTATTACCCTTGGCGGAGATCATTCGGTATCCGCTGGAGCGATAAAAGCCTTTCAAGAAACAAGAGGCAAGGTAGGTATCATCCAGTTCGACGCCCATTTCGATCTCCGAAATACAGAAGATGGCGGCCCATCGAACGGAACACCATTCCGCCAGCTGATTGAAAATGGTGTGATCAGTGGTAATCAGCTTATACAGATTGGAATTCGTGATTTCTCAAATGGAAGATTATATCATGATTATGCAAAAGACCAAGGAGTTACCGTAAACACGATGGGTGATATCAAAAGAGAAGGTCTTCTTTCATTGCTGCAAAAATCAGTTGACCAGTTAAAACAGACAACAGATAACATATATATTTCACTGGATATGGACGTGTTGGACCAAGCCTATGCACCAGGTTGTCCAGCAATTGGTCCAGGAGGATTAGACAGTGATTCATTAATTGAAGGGATTCAATGGCTCGCACAAGATTCATCTGTAAAAGGCATGGACATTGTAGAGATCGATCCAACCCTTGATTTTCGGAATATGACGAGCCGTTTAGCTGCTTATATCATCATGCAGTTCACGCTTTTCTATAACAAGAGAGAAGGAGGTTCAACGAAATGA